A genome region from Kiloniellales bacterium includes the following:
- the fabG gene encoding 3-oxoacyl-[acyl-carrier-protein] reductase, with protein sequence MFDLSGKVALVTGASGGIGGAIARRLHACGAAVALSGTRENALAELAEELGERVAIEPCDLSDDDAVVGLPGQVEKDLGQLDILVNNAGLTRDNLAMRMSDEDWDKVLKVNLSAGFRLARASLRGMMKRRWGRIIAITSVVGTTGNPGQANYAASKAGTTGLVKALAQEVASRGITANCVAPGFIETAMTDALSEAQKEKILSAVPAGRLGSPDDVAACTVFLASEEAAYVTGQTLHVNGGMAML encoded by the coding sequence ATGTTCGATCTTTCCGGCAAGGTCGCGCTCGTCACCGGGGCATCGGGCGGTATCGGCGGCGCCATCGCCCGCAGGCTGCACGCCTGCGGCGCGGCCGTCGCGCTCTCCGGGACGCGGGAGAACGCGCTCGCCGAACTGGCCGAGGAGCTGGGCGAACGCGTCGCCATCGAGCCCTGCGACCTGTCGGACGACGACGCCGTGGTCGGGCTGCCGGGCCAAGTGGAGAAGGACCTTGGCCAGCTGGACATCCTCGTGAACAACGCCGGCCTGACCCGCGACAACCTGGCCATGCGAATGAGCGACGAGGATTGGGACAAGGTGCTGAAAGTTAACCTGAGCGCCGGCTTCCGGCTCGCGCGAGCGAGCCTGCGCGGCATGATGAAACGCCGCTGGGGCCGCATCATCGCGATCACCTCCGTCGTCGGGACGACGGGCAACCCGGGACAGGCCAACTACGCCGCCTCCAAGGCGGGGACGACGGGCCTGGTGAAGGCGCTCGCACAAGAAGTCGCCTCGCGCGGCATTACGGCGAACTGCGTCGCGCCCGGATTCATCGAGACGGCCATGACCGACGCCCTCAGCGAAGCGCAGAAGGAGAAGATCCTGTCCGCGGTGCCGGCGGGCCGTCTCGGCTCGCCGGACGACGTGGCGGCCTGCACCGTTTTCCTGGCCAGCGAGGAAGCCGCCTACGTCACCGGCCAAACCCTGCACGTGAATGGCGGAATGGCGATGCTGTAG
- a CDS encoding ABC transporter permease produces MPILQPIGRAFIGFLAATGRLVWFAGMGVSHCVRPPFFLRIVGRQMVEIGYYSLPVVGLTAIFTGMVLALQSYTGFARFSAESAIPQVVVVSITRELGPVLAGLMVTGRIAAAMAAEIGTMRVTEQIDALDTLATNPFKYLVAPRLIAGTAMLPLLVVVADSIGVFGGYVVSIFKLGFNPGNYIRNTIEFVEVTDVVSGLVKAGVFGFIITLMGCYHGYHSKGGAQGVGTATTNAVVSASILIFCFNYFITEIFFAR; encoded by the coding sequence GTGCCAATCCTCCAGCCCATTGGCCGGGCCTTCATCGGATTCCTGGCCGCCACGGGTCGCCTCGTCTGGTTCGCCGGCATGGGCGTCTCCCACTGCGTCCGGCCGCCGTTCTTCCTGCGGATCGTCGGGCGCCAGATGGTTGAGATCGGCTACTACTCCCTGCCGGTGGTCGGCCTGACCGCGATCTTCACCGGCATGGTGCTGGCGCTGCAGAGCTACACCGGCTTCGCCCGCTTCTCCGCGGAGAGCGCCATTCCCCAGGTCGTGGTGGTCTCGATCACCCGGGAGCTGGGACCGGTTCTGGCCGGGCTCATGGTGACCGGGCGGATCGCGGCGGCCATGGCGGCCGAGATCGGCACGATGCGCGTGACCGAGCAGATAGACGCGCTCGACACACTGGCGACCAACCCCTTCAAGTATCTGGTCGCGCCGAGGCTGATCGCCGGCACGGCCATGCTGCCGCTGCTGGTCGTGGTGGCCGACTCGATCGGCGTTTTTGGCGGCTACGTCGTGTCGATTTTCAAGCTCGGCTTCAATCCCGGCAACTATATCCGCAACACTATCGAATTCGTCGAGGTGACCGACGTCGTCTCGGGCCTGGTCAAGGCCGGCGTCTTCGGCTTCATCATCACGCTGATGGGCTGCTACCACGGCTACCATTCCAAGGGCGGCGCCCAGGGCGTCGGTACCGCGACCACGAACGCCGTCGTCTCCGCGTCGATCCTGATCTTCTGCTTCAACTATTTCATCACCGAGATCTTCTTCGCGCGATGA
- the rplI gene encoding 50S ribosomal protein L9, with protein sequence MDVILLERIEKLGQMGDVVTVKPGYARNFLLPKRKALRANKENMAFFETQRAQLEAENLKRREDAEAVAAKLGGTSVVLIRQAGDSGQLYGSVSARDIADAVTEAGISIERGQVALDRAIKVLGLHQVKVRLHPEVGVEVTANVARSDAEAERQAETGHMVSAEEQREAEEAAVEAVIAEVEQAEVEEAEIAEASDEAADEPAEDTAKPA encoded by the coding sequence ATGGACGTGATACTTCTGGAACGGATCGAGAAGCTCGGGCAGATGGGCGACGTGGTCACCGTCAAGCCGGGCTACGCACGGAACTTCCTGCTGCCCAAGCGCAAGGCGCTGCGCGCCAACAAGGAGAACATGGCGTTCTTCGAGACCCAGCGCGCGCAGCTCGAGGCCGAGAACCTGAAACGCCGCGAGGACGCCGAAGCCGTCGCCGCCAAGCTCGGCGGGACGAGCGTCGTCCTGATCCGCCAGGCCGGCGATTCGGGGCAGCTCTACGGCTCCGTGTCCGCGCGCGACATCGCCGACGCGGTGACCGAGGCCGGTATCTCGATCGAGCGCGGGCAGGTCGCTCTCGACAGGGCGATCAAGGTGCTCGGGTTGCACCAGGTCAAGGTTCGACTGCACCCCGAGGTCGGCGTCGAGGTGACCGCGAACGTGGCCCGCTCCGACGCGGAAGCCGAACGTCAGGCCGAGACCGGTCACATGGTCAGCGCCGAGGAGCAGCGCGAGGCCGAGGAGGCCGCGGTCGAAGCGGTCATCGCCGAGGTCGAGCAGGCCGAGGTCGAGGAGGCCGAGATCGCCGAAGCGTCGGACGAAGCTGCGGACGAGCCGGCCGAAGACACCGCGAAGCCGGCCTGA
- the rpsR gene encoding 30S ribosomal protein S18: MTVQIVSKGAAVRRPFFRRRKSCPFSGPNAPKIDYKDIKLLNRFVSERGKIVPSRITAVSAKKQRELAQAIKRARYLALLPYVVD; the protein is encoded by the coding sequence ATGACGGTGCAGATCGTTAGCAAGGGCGCCGCCGTCCGGCGGCCCTTCTTCAGGCGCAGAAAGAGCTGTCCCTTCTCCGGGCCGAACGCGCCGAAGATCGACTACAAGGACATTAAGCTGCTCAACCGTTTCGTCTCGGAACGCGGCAAGATCGTGCCGAGCCGGATCACCGCGGTCTCGGCGAAGAAGCAGCGTGAACTGGCCCAGGCGATCAAGCGGGCCCGCTACCTGGCCTTGCTGCCCTACGTCGTGGACTAG
- the alr gene encoding alanine racemase, with amino-acid sequence MADTGARAGALLRIDLAAIRANYRRLVQELGGVPCAAAVKADAYGLGMARVAPALRAAGARHFFVALPDEALALRATLGPEAEIYLLAGAMPGTEADLLAHDVAPVLNSLGDLERWRGLARREGRRLAAALHIDTGMSRLGLPEDELAALADDHGLLDGVDCRYVMSHLACAEDAGHALNRAQLDAFRAARRRLPDLPASLANSSGIFLGAAYHFDLGRPGAALYGVNPTPGRPNPMASVAHLEARILQVRDVDAPQSVGYGATYRVTGPSRLATVGLGYADGIFRSLSNRGTGFIGGIKVPAVGRVSMDLVVFDVSAVPSEAVRPGAMVTLLDDTHGVDALAEEAGTIGYEILTALGRRYHRTYTDS; translated from the coding sequence ATGGCTGACACCGGCGCGCGGGCCGGGGCGCTGTTGCGGATCGACTTGGCGGCGATCCGGGCGAACTACCGTAGGCTGGTCCAGGAGCTCGGCGGCGTGCCCTGCGCGGCGGCGGTTAAGGCTGACGCCTACGGCCTGGGCATGGCGCGGGTCGCGCCCGCGCTTCGTGCCGCCGGCGCCCGGCACTTCTTCGTCGCCCTGCCGGACGAGGCCCTCGCGCTGCGGGCGACGCTCGGCCCCGAGGCCGAGATCTACCTCTTGGCCGGCGCCATGCCGGGGACCGAAGCCGACCTCCTGGCGCACGACGTGGCGCCGGTCCTGAACAGCCTCGGCGACCTGGAGCGCTGGCGCGGGCTCGCGCGGCGAGAGGGGCGGCGTTTGGCGGCCGCCCTCCATATCGACACCGGGATGAGCCGGCTCGGGCTGCCGGAGGACGAGCTCGCCGCGCTCGCGGACGATCACGGGCTGCTCGACGGCGTCGACTGCCGCTACGTGATGAGCCATCTGGCCTGCGCCGAGGACGCCGGCCACGCGCTCAACCGGGCGCAGCTTGATGCCTTTCGCGCGGCCCGGCGGCGCCTGCCCGACCTGCCGGCGAGCCTGGCCAATTCCTCCGGCATCTTCCTCGGGGCCGCCTACCATTTCGATCTCGGCCGGCCCGGCGCCGCGCTCTACGGGGTTAATCCGACCCCCGGCCGGCCGAATCCCATGGCCTCCGTGGCGCACCTGGAGGCTAGAATCCTGCAGGTTCGCGACGTTGACGCTCCACAGAGCGTTGGATATGGTGCGACCTACCGCGTGACGGGCCCGAGCCGTCTCGCGACGGTTGGGTTGGGCTACGCAGACGGTATCTTTCGCTCTCTTTCAAACCGGGGAACAGGCTTCATCGGCGGCATAAAGGTTCCCGCGGTCGGACGTGTCTCCATGGATCTCGTAGTGTTCGACGTCTCCGCGGTGCCCTCGGAAGCTGTCCGCCCCGGCGCTATGGTCACGCTGCTTGACGACACCCATGGCGTCGATGCCCTTGCAGAGGAGGCGGGCACCATCGGCTACGAGATCTTGACGGCGCTCGGCCGGCGTTACCACCGGACTTACACGGACAGCTGA
- a CDS encoding cyclopropane-fatty-acyl-phospholipid synthase family protein: MLLRKMLELLIKEGSFTLIDAAGKTWTLGNGDEPRCTIRILDRATEYKIPINPALRFAEAYMDGRLDIEEGSLEDFLALSLQNWPHLEKHWTFKVGRAIHTFGRRLGPYNPIPKAKRNVAHHYDLSGQLYDLFLDEERQYSCAYFTEPHNDLDRAQRDKLRHLAAKLLIDRPKLHVLDIGSGWGGLGLYLAQVGDCDVTGLTLSTEQLNRARARAKSAGLDQRVRFHYRDYREQEGRFDRIISVGMFEHVGQRHYKEFFRKVGELLRDDGVCVIHAIGRFVESGPVNGFITKYIFPGGQLPSLSQVLPAIEQNRLLVTDVEILRLHYAETLRLWHDRFMANRDKVKALYDERFCRMWELYLKGCEIAFRTQDLMVFQIQLAKTKDSVPLTRDYLYQWEQGTPAQRIVAAE; encoded by the coding sequence ATGTTGCTGCGAAAGATGCTCGAGCTATTGATCAAGGAGGGTAGCTTCACCCTCATCGATGCCGCGGGAAAGACTTGGACCCTGGGAAACGGAGACGAGCCCCGCTGCACGATCCGCATCCTTGACCGCGCGACCGAGTACAAGATTCCGATCAATCCGGCGCTGCGGTTCGCCGAAGCCTACATGGACGGCCGGCTCGACATCGAGGAAGGGAGCCTCGAAGACTTTCTTGCCCTCTCCCTGCAGAACTGGCCCCACCTCGAGAAGCACTGGACCTTCAAGGTCGGCCGCGCGATCCACACCTTCGGGCGCCGCCTGGGGCCCTACAATCCGATCCCCAAGGCCAAACGCAATGTGGCGCACCACTACGACTTGTCGGGCCAGCTCTACGACCTCTTCCTGGACGAGGAACGGCAGTACTCCTGCGCCTACTTCACCGAGCCGCACAACGACCTGGACCGGGCGCAGCGGGACAAGCTCAGGCACCTGGCGGCCAAGCTGCTGATCGACCGGCCGAAGCTCCACGTCCTCGATATCGGGTCCGGCTGGGGCGGGCTCGGGCTCTACCTGGCGCAGGTCGGCGACTGCGACGTCACCGGACTGACCCTGAGCACGGAGCAGCTGAACCGGGCCCGCGCACGGGCCAAGAGCGCCGGCCTCGACCAGCGGGTGCGGTTCCACTACCGGGACTACCGCGAGCAGGAGGGCCGCTTCGACCGCATCATCTCGGTCGGCATGTTCGAGCATGTCGGCCAGAGGCACTACAAGGAGTTCTTCCGCAAGGTTGGCGAATTGCTGCGCGACGACGGGGTATGCGTGATCCACGCGATCGGCCGCTTCGTCGAATCGGGCCCGGTCAACGGCTTCATCACCAAGTACATCTTTCCCGGCGGGCAGCTGCCGAGCCTCTCCCAGGTACTGCCGGCAATCGAGCAGAACCGGCTGCTCGTCACCGACGTCGAGATCCTCCGCCTGCACTACGCGGAGACCCTGCGTCTCTGGCACGATCGCTTCATGGCCAATCGGGACAAGGTGAAGGCGCTCTACGACGAGCGCTTCTGCCGCATGTGGGAGCTCTATCTCAAGGGTTGCGAGATCGCGTTCCGGACCCAGGACCTGATGGTGTTCCAGATCCAGCTGGCCAAGACCAAGGATAGCGTGCCGCTGACCCGCGACTACCTCTACCAGTGGGAGCAGGGCACGCCGGCGCAGCGGATCGTGGCCGCCGAGTAG
- the rpsF gene encoding 30S ribosomal protein S6 has product MPLYENVFIARQDVSAAQVDTLADQFTSLLQEHGGEVKKKEYWGLRSLTYRIKKNRKGHYVLLNIDAPTAAVQEMERTMRINEDVIRYLTVRVDELEEEPSIILRSKGSRDDRGRGPRRGPPPGRGRDFDEGRGRPGGRGGAEASEKPQAKSEGDDK; this is encoded by the coding sequence ATGCCGCTTTACGAGAACGTTTTCATTGCCCGCCAGGACGTGTCCGCCGCCCAGGTCGATACCCTGGCCGACCAGTTCACCAGCCTGCTCCAGGAGCACGGTGGTGAAGTCAAAAAGAAGGAATACTGGGGCCTTCGCAGCCTGACCTACCGGATCAAGAAGAACCGGAAGGGGCACTACGTCCTGCTCAACATCGATGCGCCGACCGCGGCGGTCCAGGAGATGGAGCGCACCATGCGGATCAACGAGGACGTGATCCGCTACCTCACCGTCCGAGTCGACGAGCTCGAGGAGGAACCCTCGATCATCCTGCGCAGCAAGGGCAGCCGGGACGACCGGGGCCGGGGTCCGAGGCGCGGCCCGCCGCCCGGCCGTGGCAGGGATTTCGACGAGGGGCGCGGACGGCCCGGCGGGCGCGGCGGGGCCGAAGCCTCGGAGAAGCCCCAGGCCAAGAGTGAAGGAGACGACAAATGA
- the mltG gene encoding endolytic transglycosylase MltG encodes MQRRVYLIGVFAAVAIVFGGSLLYGAQRFDRSGPLGTDRTLVIPRGAGLNAISRQLANEGIIESAKLFQLGVRILGSSRDLKAGEYGFPAGVSMRQAYAILKSGETVDRWITLAEGLTSTEVVVLLAAAEGLVGEVSEVPAEGTLLPETYHYSFGDDRTALVSRMEASLEETLAELWPNRAEGLPIDTPEEAVILASIVEKETGVAEERPLVASVFVNRLRRRMRLQSDPTVAYGITQGERELGRPLTYRDLDTPSAYNTYLNRGLPPGPIANPGRASLEAVLNPAESPYLYFVADGTGGHAFSKTLTEHNRNVAKWRKFQREQRRKRRSKN; translated from the coding sequence GTGCAGCGCCGCGTCTACCTGATCGGCGTCTTCGCGGCGGTCGCCATCGTCTTCGGCGGCAGCCTGCTCTACGGCGCCCAGCGCTTCGACCGCAGCGGACCGCTCGGCACGGACAGGACGCTGGTGATCCCGCGCGGCGCCGGATTGAACGCCATATCGCGGCAACTCGCCAACGAAGGCATCATCGAGAGCGCCAAACTGTTCCAGCTCGGGGTTCGGATCCTCGGCTCGTCCCGCGACCTCAAGGCGGGCGAGTACGGCTTCCCCGCCGGCGTTTCCATGCGCCAAGCCTACGCCATCTTGAAGAGCGGGGAGACCGTGGACCGCTGGATCACGCTGGCGGAAGGCCTGACCAGCACCGAGGTCGTCGTCCTGCTGGCGGCCGCCGAGGGCCTCGTCGGCGAGGTCTCTGAGGTTCCGGCGGAAGGCACCCTCCTGCCGGAAACCTACCATTACTCCTTCGGCGACGACCGTACCGCCCTGGTCTCTCGCATGGAGGCGTCGCTCGAGGAGACCTTGGCCGAGCTCTGGCCGAACCGCGCCGAAGGCCTGCCCATCGATACGCCGGAAGAGGCCGTCATCCTGGCGTCGATCGTGGAGAAAGAGACCGGTGTCGCCGAAGAGCGGCCCCTCGTGGCCTCGGTCTTCGTGAACCGCCTCAGGCGCCGGATGCGTCTGCAGTCCGATCCCACCGTCGCCTACGGCATCACCCAGGGCGAGCGGGAGCTGGGCCGCCCCCTGACCTACCGCGACCTGGACACGCCGTCAGCCTACAATACCTATCTCAACCGCGGGCTGCCGCCGGGACCGATCGCCAACCCTGGGCGCGCCTCCCTGGAGGCGGTGCTGAATCCCGCCGAGAGTCCCTACCTCTACTTCGTCGCCGACGGCACCGGCGGACACGCCTTCTCGAAGACGCTGACCGAGCACAACCGAAACGTCGCCAAGTGGCGCAAGTTCCAGCGCGAACAGCGCAGGAAGCGAAGGTCGAAGAACTAG
- a CDS encoding acyl carrier protein, translating into MSNDISDRVKKIVVEHLGVDDAKVNDGASFIDDLGADSLDTVELVMAFEEEFGCEIPDDAAEKIVTVKDAIDFISEHA; encoded by the coding sequence ATGAGCAACGACATTTCCGATCGCGTCAAAAAGATCGTGGTCGAACATCTCGGCGTCGACGATGCAAAGGTCAACGACGGGGCAAGCTTCATCGATGATCTTGGCGCTGACAGCCTTGATACCGTCGAACTCGTCATGGCGTTCGAAGAGGAGTTCGGTTGCGAGATCCCGGACGACGCCGCCGAGAAGATCGTGACGGTCAAGGACGCCATCGACTTCATCTCCGAGCACGCCTGA
- the fabD gene encoding ACP S-malonyltransferase: MGRAFVFPGQGSQAVGMGAALAEAFQPARHLFEEVDDALGQKLSRLMFEGPEDELTLTENAQPALMAVSLAVVRVLQQEAGLDLGRAAMFVAGHSLGEYSALAAAGTLELGDTARLLRRRGQAMQAAVPVGEGAMAALIGLDLDAARAIAEEARSGAPGAGGRVCDPANDNAPGQVVISGHKEAIERAVELAQEQGAKRCVVLPVSAPFHCALMAPAAEVMNEALAETVLRPPAVPLVANVTAEPVDSPETIRRLLVEQVTGLVRWRESVLAMKQAGVAELVELGSGKVLTGLARRIDRELTASAVGTPDAVESLAAAL, encoded by the coding sequence ATGGGCCGGGCTTTCGTCTTTCCTGGGCAGGGTTCCCAGGCCGTTGGGATGGGCGCCGCCCTGGCCGAGGCCTTCCAGCCGGCCCGGCACCTTTTCGAAGAGGTCGACGACGCCCTGGGCCAGAAGCTCTCCAGGCTCATGTTCGAGGGCCCCGAGGACGAGCTGACCCTGACCGAGAACGCCCAGCCCGCCCTGATGGCAGTGAGCTTGGCCGTGGTCCGCGTCCTGCAGCAGGAGGCGGGCCTGGACCTGGGCCGGGCCGCGATGTTCGTCGCCGGCCATTCGCTCGGCGAATACTCGGCGCTGGCCGCCGCGGGCACTCTGGAGCTGGGCGACACGGCGAGGCTCCTGCGCCGGCGCGGTCAGGCCATGCAGGCGGCCGTGCCTGTCGGCGAGGGGGCAATGGCGGCGCTGATCGGGCTCGACCTGGACGCGGCCCGGGCCATCGCCGAGGAGGCCCGCTCGGGCGCTCCGGGCGCCGGCGGCCGGGTGTGCGACCCGGCCAACGATAACGCGCCGGGCCAGGTCGTCATAAGCGGCCATAAAGAGGCGATCGAGCGGGCGGTCGAGCTGGCCCAGGAGCAAGGTGCGAAGCGCTGCGTTGTTCTGCCGGTATCGGCGCCGTTCCACTGCGCGCTCATGGCGCCGGCCGCGGAGGTCATGAACGAGGCGCTGGCCGAGACCGTCCTGCGCCCGCCCGCGGTGCCGCTGGTCGCCAACGTCACGGCCGAGCCGGTCGACAGTCCCGAGACGATTCGTCGGCTGCTGGTCGAGCAGGTAACCGGTCTGGTCCGCTGGCGCGAATCAGTGCTCGCCATGAAGCAGGCCGGCGTGGCCGAGCTGGTCGAGCTCGGCTCCGGAAAGGTGCTGACCGGTCTGGCCCGGCGCATCGACCGGGAGCTCACCGCGAGCGCCGTCGGCACGCCCGATGCGGTCGAGTCGCTGGCCGCCGCGCTCTGA
- the fabF gene encoding beta-ketoacyl-ACP synthase II, whose product MRRVVVTGLGLVTPLGTGVQNVWHRLIEGASGIGGIQNFDVSDLPAKIAGQVPIGETKNGGFNADDYLQPKDQRKIDRFILYGIAAGQQAVDDCGWLPEDDASRERAGVLVGSGIGGLETIYETSLILNDKGPRRISPFFIPAALINLVSGQLSIRFGFKGPNHSVVTACSTGAHAIGDAARLIALDDADVMITGGAEAAVCRLGVAGFAAARALSTHFNDTPERASRPWDQDRDGFVMGEGAGALVLEELEHAKRRGARIYAEVVGYGLSGDAHHVTAPAEDGDGGFRSMRAALKRAGMNPEDIDYINAHGTSTPLGDEIELGAVKRLFGEHCATLSMSSTKSAVGHLLGAAGAVEAIFSILAIKEGIVPPTLNLDTPSAGCDGIDLVPHRAKERKVRAALSNSFGFGGTNASLVLAAHN is encoded by the coding sequence ATGAGACGAGTCGTCGTCACGGGACTTGGACTGGTCACGCCGCTTGGCACCGGCGTCCAGAACGTTTGGCATCGCCTGATCGAGGGCGCGTCGGGAATCGGCGGCATTCAGAACTTCGACGTTTCCGACTTGCCGGCCAAGATCGCCGGCCAAGTGCCGATCGGCGAAACGAAGAACGGCGGCTTCAACGCCGACGACTACCTTCAGCCTAAAGACCAGCGCAAGATCGACCGCTTCATCCTCTACGGCATCGCCGCCGGTCAGCAGGCGGTCGACGACTGCGGCTGGCTGCCGGAGGACGACGCCAGCCGCGAACGCGCGGGCGTTCTCGTCGGCTCCGGCATCGGCGGCCTCGAGACGATCTACGAAACCAGCTTGATCCTTAACGACAAGGGTCCGCGGCGGATCTCGCCTTTCTTCATCCCGGCGGCGCTGATCAACCTGGTATCGGGCCAGCTGTCGATCCGCTTCGGATTCAAGGGGCCGAACCACTCGGTGGTCACGGCCTGCTCGACCGGCGCCCACGCGATCGGCGACGCCGCGCGGCTGATCGCGTTGGACGACGCCGACGTGATGATCACCGGCGGCGCCGAAGCCGCGGTCTGCCGGCTCGGCGTCGCGGGCTTCGCGGCGGCGCGCGCCTTGTCGACCCACTTCAACGACACGCCGGAGCGCGCGTCGCGTCCCTGGGACCAGGATCGCGACGGCTTCGTCATGGGCGAAGGCGCCGGCGCCCTCGTGCTCGAGGAGTTGGAGCACGCCAAGCGCCGAGGCGCGCGGATCTATGCCGAGGTCGTCGGCTACGGCCTGTCGGGCGATGCCCACCACGTCACCGCGCCGGCGGAAGACGGCGACGGCGGCTTCCGTTCGATGCGCGCCGCCCTCAAGCGCGCCGGCATGAACCCGGAAGACATCGACTACATCAACGCGCACGGCACTTCGACGCCCCTGGGTGACGAGATCGAGCTGGGCGCGGTGAAGCGGCTGTTCGGCGAGCACTGCGCCACGCTGTCGATGTCATCGACCAAGTCGGCGGTCGGCCATCTGCTCGGGGCGGCAGGCGCGGTCGAAGCGATCTTCTCGATCCTCGCCATCAAGGAAGGGATCGTGCCGCCGACCTTGAACCTCGACACGCCCTCGGCGGGGTGCGACGGCATCGACTTGGTTCCGCATCGGGCCAAGGAACGCAAGGTGCGCGCGGCACTCTCCAATTCCTTCGGTTTCGGCGGCACGAACGCCTCTCTGGTGCTCGCCGCCCACAACTGA
- a CDS encoding replicative DNA helicase, with translation MDAQGAGTWATLATANATSDHNREPPVNYEAEQALLGAILANNAAFERVADFLRPEHFAERTHGEIYEACGALIDRGQVANAITLKNYFEQSEALAQVGGAKYLSALQGNYISIINARDYGQTIHDLHLRRQLIAVGEDVVNDAFDHDLEETAVDQIERAEQKLYSLAEDGQTEGGLRDFRSAVIESIHLADAAHKREGHVAGVATGFADMDRLLGGLHSSDLVIVAARPSMGKTSLATNIAYNVAATAGLERDAEDNLIESRQVVAFFSLEMSTEQLATRILAEQAAVRSDSIRRGQMKNEEYDRLIQVSNGLYRLPLFIDDTPALTVPALRMRARRLKRQHGLSLIVVDYLQLMQGAAGSRSDNRVQEVSEITRGLKAIAKELDVPLVALSQLSRQTEQRDDKRPQLADLRESGSIEQDADVVLFIYREEYYLARERPTQRANETDDAFTKRRAGYEQRTRDAANLAEIIVAKQRHGPIGTAVLHFDGAFTRFSDYEPSDHLPEVHG, from the coding sequence ATGGACGCACAAGGCGCTGGCACTTGGGCGACGCTGGCAACGGCGAACGCCACTTCCGACCACAATCGCGAACCGCCGGTCAATTACGAAGCCGAGCAGGCTCTGCTCGGTGCGATCTTGGCCAATAACGCGGCTTTCGAGCGGGTCGCCGATTTCCTGCGCCCGGAGCACTTCGCGGAGCGCACCCACGGCGAGATCTACGAGGCCTGCGGCGCGCTGATCGACCGCGGACAGGTCGCGAACGCCATCACCCTGAAGAACTACTTCGAGCAGAGCGAAGCTCTGGCGCAGGTCGGCGGCGCGAAGTACCTGAGCGCGCTGCAGGGCAACTACATCTCGATCATCAACGCTCGGGACTATGGGCAGACGATCCACGATCTCCACCTTCGCCGCCAGCTGATCGCCGTCGGCGAGGACGTGGTCAACGACGCCTTCGACCACGATCTGGAGGAGACGGCGGTCGACCAGATCGAGCGGGCCGAGCAGAAGCTCTACAGCCTGGCGGAGGACGGCCAGACCGAGGGCGGCCTCAGGGACTTCCGCTCGGCGGTGATCGAATCCATCCACTTGGCCGACGCGGCGCATAAGCGAGAGGGGCATGTCGCCGGGGTGGCGACGGGCTTCGCCGACATGGACCGCCTGCTCGGCGGGCTGCACAGTTCCGATCTGGTGATCGTGGCGGCCCGCCCGTCCATGGGCAAGACCTCGCTGGCGACCAACATCGCCTACAACGTGGCCGCGACCGCCGGCCTCGAGCGCGACGCCGAGGACAATCTGATCGAAAGCCGCCAAGTGGTCGCCTTCTTCTCGCTCGAGATGTCGACGGAGCAGCTGGCCACGCGGATTCTGGCCGAACAGGCGGCGGTCCGCTCCGACTCGATCCGCCGGGGCCAGATGAAGAACGAGGAGTACGATCGCCTGATCCAGGTGAGCAACGGACTCTACCGCCTTCCTCTCTTCATCGACGATACCCCGGCGCTCACGGTGCCGGCCCTGCGTATGCGCGCCCGGCGGCTGAAGCGCCAGCACGGGCTCAGCCTGATCGTGGTAGACTATCTGCAGCTGATGCAGGGTGCCGCGGGCAGCCGCAGCGACAACCGGGTCCAGGAGGTCTCGGAGATCACCCGCGGCCTCAAGGCGATCGCCAAGGAGCTCGACGTGCCGCTGGTCGCGCTCTCGCAGCTCTCCCGTCAGACCGAGCAGCGCGACGACAAGCGGCCGCAGCTGGCCGACCTCCGGGAGTCCGGCTCGATCGAGCAGGACGCCGACGTCGTGCTCTTCATCTACCGCGAGGAGTACTATCTGGCGCGCGAGCGCCCGACCCAGAGGGCGAACGAGACCGACGACGCTTTCACCAAGCGACGGGCCGGCTACGAGCAGCGTACGCGCGACGCGGCCAACCTGGCCGAGATCATCGTCGCCAAGCAGCGGCACGGCCCGATCGGCACCGCGGTGCTTCATTTTGACGGCGCGTTCACCCGCTTCAGCGACTACGAGCCGAGCGACCATCTCCCCGAGGTTCATGGCTGA